The proteins below come from a single Ictidomys tridecemlineatus isolate mIctTri1 chromosome 8, mIctTri1.hap1, whole genome shotgun sequence genomic window:
- the LOC101974009 gene encoding trace amine-associated receptor 9, which produces MVNNFSQDEAVELCYEHANGSYIKTPYSPGPRVILYAVLGLVAVLAAFGNLLVIVAILHFKQLHTPTNFLIASLACADVLVGVTVMPFSTVRSVESCWYSGESYCKLHTCFDASFCFASLFHLCCISIDRYIAVTDPLTYPTKFTVSVSAICIVLCWFFSVIYSFSIFYTGANEEGIEELVVALTCVGGCEAPLNQNWVLLCFLLFFLPTVAMVFIYGKIFLVAKHQARKIESTGSQAQSSSESYKERVARRERRAAKTLGIAVAAFLISWLPYIIDAVIDAYMNFITPPYVYEILVWCVYYNSAMNPLIYAFFFTPGLGKR; this is translated from the coding sequence ATGGTGAACAATTTCTCCCAAGATGAAGCTGTGGAGCTCTGTTACGAGCATGCGAATGGATCCTACATTAAGACCCCTTATTCACCAGGCCCTCGAGTGATCCTGTATGCGGTCCTGGGTTTGGTGGCTGTACTGGCTGCGTTTGGAAACTTACTGGTCATTGTTGCCATCCTTCACTTCAAACAGCTGCATACACCCACCAACTTCCTGATCGCATCCTTGGCCTGTGCGGACGTCTTGGTGGGAGTGACGGTGATGCCCTTCAGCACTGTGAGGTCTGTGGAGAGCTGCTGGTACTCTGGGGAGAGCTATTGTAAGCTTCACACGTGTTTCGATGCATCTTTCTGTTTTGcctctttatttcacttatgctGTATCTCTATTGATAGATATATTGCTGTCACTGATCCTCTGACCTATCCAACCAAGTTCACGGTGTCGGTTTCAGCAATATGCATTGTTCTCTGTTGGTTCTTTTCAGTCATATATAGTTTTTCTATCTTCTATACTGGAGCCAATGAAGAAGGAATTGAGGAGTTAGTAGTTGCTCTCACCTGTGTAGGAGGCTGTGAGGCTCCATTGAATCAAAATTGGGTTCTGCTTTGTTTCCTCCTATTCTTTCTACCCACTGTTGCCATGGTGTTTATATATGGTAAGATATTTTTGGTGGCTAAGCATCAGGCTAGGAAGATAGAAAGTACAGGTAGCCAAGCTCAATCATCCTCAGAGAGTTACAAGGAGAGAGTAGcgagaagagaaagaagggctGCTAAAACATTGGGGATCGCTGTGGCAGCCTTTCTTATCTCTTGGCTACCATACATTATTGATGCTGTGATTGATGCttatatgaatttcataactCCCCCCTATGTTTATGAGATACTAGTGTGGTGTGTTTATTATAATTCAGCTATGAATCCCTtgatatatgcttttttttttacccctggTTTAGGAAAGCGATAA